A single genomic interval of Shewanella psychropiezotolerans harbors:
- the cls gene encoding cardiolipin synthase, which translates to MDHLYEILTLLSVLAYWIIIAAITARIVIRRRSIGVSFAWMMVIYVIPVVGIVAYLLFGEQNIGRTRAVRAKNMYRPYAEWFSHLFKIRQYQPGTLSHHAQSIGLLCENRLGIPPLADNDLQLLSSPEQILNSMIKDIDNAKHSIHLEFYIWHPGGMADSVAQALVQAAQRGITVRLLLDAAGSHQFFRSKWPAKMQSAGITLARALKVSPLRVLFRRMDLRMHRKIVIIDNSIGYTGSMNLVDPSCFKASLGVGEWIDVMIRITGTCVPLLDVIQSWDWEVETDQRFLPESPICKPHHSPEQLDTVQVIPSGPGMPEEIIHEVLLQSLYQAEHKIVITTPYFVPSENLQVALISAAHRGVCVNIIIPNKNDSVMVEWASRSFFTELLQAGVNIHRFKGGLLHTKSVVIDETFSLIGTVNLDMRSLWLNFELTLAVDDLSFTQELTQLQQEYMDSSSLIDYSLWQKRPVHKRATEQFFYLFSPLL; encoded by the coding sequence ATGGATCATTTGTACGAAATTCTCACTCTATTGAGCGTGCTTGCTTATTGGATAATAATCGCAGCTATCACGGCTCGGATTGTGATAAGACGTCGCTCCATCGGCGTGTCATTTGCCTGGATGATGGTCATTTATGTCATTCCTGTGGTAGGCATAGTCGCCTACCTGCTTTTTGGTGAACAAAACATAGGTCGTACCCGGGCTGTCAGAGCTAAAAACATGTATCGGCCCTATGCCGAATGGTTTTCACATCTGTTTAAAATTAGACAGTATCAACCCGGTACCCTGAGCCACCATGCGCAATCTATTGGCCTCTTATGTGAAAACCGCCTCGGGATCCCCCCTCTTGCCGATAATGACTTACAACTATTATCATCTCCCGAGCAGATCTTGAACTCGATGATTAAGGATATTGATAACGCCAAGCACTCTATCCATTTGGAGTTCTATATCTGGCACCCCGGCGGCATGGCAGACTCAGTAGCCCAGGCCTTGGTGCAAGCGGCTCAAAGGGGCATAACAGTAAGACTGTTACTCGACGCGGCAGGGAGTCATCAATTTTTTCGAAGTAAATGGCCGGCTAAAATGCAATCTGCTGGTATCACGCTAGCCAGAGCACTTAAGGTCAGTCCGCTCAGGGTGTTGTTTCGAAGAATGGATCTTAGAATGCACAGAAAAATCGTGATCATAGACAATAGCATCGGCTACACGGGCTCGATGAATTTAGTGGATCCCAGTTGTTTTAAAGCAAGCTTAGGTGTCGGCGAGTGGATAGACGTGATGATCCGCATCACAGGGACCTGCGTACCTCTTCTGGACGTCATCCAATCTTGGGACTGGGAAGTGGAAACGGATCAGCGTTTTTTACCAGAGAGCCCCATTTGTAAGCCCCATCATTCCCCGGAGCAGCTGGACACGGTTCAGGTCATCCCCTCGGGACCTGGAATGCCGGAAGAGATTATCCACGAAGTCCTGCTACAAAGCCTTTACCAAGCAGAGCACAAGATAGTCATCACAACCCCCTACTTTGTGCCCAGTGAAAACTTACAGGTAGCTTTAATTTCCGCGGCTCACAGAGGCGTATGTGTCAATATCATTATCCCCAACAAAAATGACTCAGTCATGGTGGAATGGGCCAGCCGGTCCTTCTTCACCGAACTTTTACAAGCCGGAGTTAACATCCACAGATTTAAGGGCGGTCTGCTGCATACTAAATCTGTGGTGATTGATGAGACGTTCAGCTTAATCGGCACCGTTAATCTCGATATGCGCAGCCTGTGGTTAAACTTCGAATTGACCTTGGCCGTCGACGATCTTAGCTTTACCCAGGAGTTAACTCAGTTACAGCAGGAATATATGGATAGCTCCAGCTTAATCGATTACTCACTCTGGCAGAAAAGACCGGTTCATAAACGTGCAACAGAACAGTTTTTCTATCTGTTCAGTCCACTGCTTTAA
- a CDS encoding substrate-binding periplasmic protein, translated as MKAVSDITLIPLLQSIPDSDFPLRHWLCEKMAPMGMLRFITGSMAMLLLGSLIAAQANEQVPKLSISTKEWPPYQMESNDKQTGYAIDALNCVMTRLKQDYRVIFLPWGRAQKGVELGMYDAFFAASHNDKRDIYAVQSNTFIEQDWNFYLLKDSKIPSSPTEIKSTAVFASRQHSNTTHWLVENNFMIAHQTNSIDQLIKLLIHKRVDAIMENSLLFQSAVERAELDMDQFKRVHNKSKPLGVYFGKIFLAKYPEFITDFNEHTSACSFGSQ; from the coding sequence ATGAAGGCTGTGAGTGACATTACCTTGATACCTTTACTTCAATCTATACCTGACTCCGATTTTCCTCTCAGGCATTGGCTCTGCGAAAAAATGGCCCCCATGGGGATGCTCAGATTTATCACAGGCTCGATGGCGATGCTATTACTTGGGAGCCTGATCGCGGCTCAGGCAAACGAGCAAGTGCCCAAATTATCCATATCAACCAAAGAATGGCCTCCCTACCAGATGGAGTCGAACGACAAACAGACTGGCTATGCTATCGATGCGCTCAATTGTGTGATGACGCGCCTTAAACAGGATTATCGGGTCATATTTCTTCCCTGGGGGCGCGCACAAAAAGGCGTCGAATTAGGAATGTATGATGCTTTCTTTGCCGCATCACATAATGATAAGAGAGACATTTATGCCGTTCAATCAAATACCTTTATTGAACAAGATTGGAATTTTTACCTGCTAAAAGACAGTAAGATCCCCTCTAGCCCAACCGAGATAAAATCGACAGCCGTCTTTGCCAGTCGTCAGCACTCAAATACCACACATTGGCTCGTTGAAAACAATTTTATGATTGCCCATCAAACCAACTCTATCGATCAGCTCATTAAGCTACTCATTCACAAACGAGTGGATGCCATAATGGAAAATAGTTTACTGTTCCAATCCGCTGTCGAGCGAGCGGAATTGGACATGGACCAATTTAAGCGTGTACATAACAAGAGCAAACCACTTGGGGTGTATTTCGGTAAAATTTTCTTGGCTAAATACCCGGAATTTATTACAGACTTTAATGAGCATACCTCAGCCTGCTCTTTTGGCAGTCAATGA
- a CDS encoding endonuclease/exonuclease/phosphatase family protein, translated as MKIANLIRSFCIFIFVLFISIILFLALLPTSEPKILTDLDIPSFDNRCVQGLDSKSSYLDNQGSLSVSIWNIYKQKRQGWEKQLANLNHASQLVLLQEAGLSPELRQYIRHAQLKVSMAKAFTLLDTSYGVMNLSHTEVKSACAFTATEPLIRFEKSGILAYYPLSSGEELLVVNLHGINFEWTLTHYSRQFEAIALELEKHQGPIILAGDFNTWRAQRLNLVSDFAKRFNLSEISYRVDERQRVFGFPLDHLYYRGLIFKEAESLATSSSDHNPITARFMLK; from the coding sequence ATGAAAATCGCTAATCTGATCCGTTCCTTTTGCATTTTTATTTTTGTTCTTTTTATCTCAATCATTCTATTTTTAGCATTATTGCCAACGAGTGAGCCTAAAATCTTGACTGATCTCGACATACCATCCTTCGATAATCGATGTGTCCAAGGCCTTGACTCTAAGAGTTCATACCTGGATAACCAAGGCTCATTGAGTGTTTCTATCTGGAATATATATAAGCAGAAGAGGCAAGGCTGGGAGAAGCAACTGGCGAATTTAAATCACGCGAGTCAACTGGTGTTACTGCAAGAGGCAGGCCTGAGCCCTGAACTCAGGCAGTATATTCGACATGCTCAATTAAAGGTGTCTATGGCGAAGGCATTTACGCTCTTGGATACCTCATATGGCGTGATGAACCTGTCTCACACAGAGGTAAAATCTGCTTGTGCATTTACGGCAACAGAGCCGTTAATCCGTTTCGAAAAATCCGGGATACTTGCATATTATCCACTGTCGAGCGGCGAGGAACTTTTGGTTGTGAATCTACATGGCATTAATTTTGAGTGGACTCTCACCCATTACTCCAGGCAATTTGAGGCGATAGCCCTCGAACTCGAAAAGCATCAGGGTCCTATCATCTTAGCGGGTGACTTTAATACCTGGCGTGCACAGAGACTCAATCTTGTTAGCGATTTTGCTAAGCGATTTAACTTGTCTGAAATCAGTTATCGAGTCGATGAACGCCAACGTGTATTTGGCTTCCCCTTAGATCACCTTTACTATCGTGGCTTAATCTTCAAAGAGGCCGAATCTTTAGCGACCTCAAGCTCAGATCACAACCCCATCACGGCTCGCTTCATGCTTAAGTGA